The following are encoded in a window of Flavobacterium psychrotrophum genomic DNA:
- a CDS encoding MBOAT family O-acyltransferase, which translates to MQLNDFLPQITAENLHSWFLYDAKEPMLFNTTKFLRLFLIFYFIYALIRDNFRTRIVFTAAFSIYFYYLCSERYFLLLILSSVVDYTLSYFLYREERDVQRKVYLWFSVIVNLTFLGYFKYSNFIIDTVNTAAGTHYSFLKVILPVGISFYTFQSISYIIEIYRKEITPAKNYLDYLFFVSFFPQLVAGPIVRAKDFIPQIYAKLNLTREDVNRALFLIIGGLIKKTVISDYISINFVDRVFDMPNAYTAFENLMAAYGYTIQIYCDFSGYSDMAIGIALLLGFRLPTNFLTPYKSASITEFWRRWHISLSTWLKDFLYISVGGNRHGSFAGFLFPALFFFGLVVFGINFSRTSNIPLILAVAGVVAFTMTFMLSRQREKTMYTNVNLMTTMLLGGLWHGASLRFIIWGGLHGIALAVHKIWIEFFPPKNDNKKTLGSAVWKVIAVLLTFHFVAFCWIFFRAKDFGIALDLISNIGKVTFEPDHWKTIALGYKNVFILMAIGYVWHFLPQSFTDFMERTFGALAWPLKGIILGLVFWLVYAAAAAGPQPFIYFQF; encoded by the coding sequence ATGCAGCTTAACGATTTTTTGCCGCAAATAACCGCCGAAAACCTGCATAGCTGGTTTTTATATGATGCTAAGGAGCCAATGTTGTTTAATACAACTAAGTTCCTGAGGCTGTTTCTTATATTCTACTTTATCTACGCACTTATAAGGGATAATTTCCGGACAAGGATTGTTTTTACGGCAGCTTTCTCCATCTACTTTTATTACCTGTGTAGTGAGCGCTATTTTTTGCTGCTCATACTCTCCAGCGTGGTTGATTATACGCTGAGCTACTTTTTGTACCGTGAAGAACGCGATGTGCAGCGAAAGGTATACCTGTGGTTTAGTGTTATTGTAAACCTTACCTTTTTGGGATACTTTAAATACAGTAACTTTATTATAGATACCGTAAATACTGCTGCCGGTACGCACTATAGTTTCCTTAAAGTAATACTGCCGGTAGGTATATCGTTCTATACATTCCAGTCCATCAGTTACATTATCGAGATTTACCGTAAAGAAATTACCCCGGCTAAGAATTACCTTGATTACCTGTTCTTTGTGTCGTTCTTTCCGCAACTGGTTGCAGGGCCTATAGTACGAGCCAAAGATTTTATTCCGCAGATATACGCTAAGCTAAACCTAACCCGCGAAGATGTAAACCGTGCGTTGTTCCTTATCATTGGGGGGCTTATCAAAAAAACGGTAATATCAGATTATATCTCCATCAACTTTGTAGACCGGGTGTTTGATATGCCTAATGCCTACACCGCTTTTGAAAACCTTATGGCGGCTTACGGTTACACTATACAGATATATTGCGATTTCTCAGGCTATAGTGATATGGCCATAGGTATAGCATTGCTATTAGGCTTCAGGCTGCCTACCAACTTCCTTACGCCTTATAAATCTGCCAGCATTACAGAGTTTTGGCGCAGGTGGCACATCTCGCTTTCTACGTGGCTAAAAGATTTTCTTTATATATCAGTAGGGGGTAACAGGCATGGCTCATTTGCGGGGTTTTTATTCCCGGCGTTGTTTTTCTTCGGGCTTGTAGTGTTTGGTATCAACTTTTCGCGTACCAGTAACATACCGCTTATATTGGCAGTAGCGGGAGTGGTAGCATTTACCATGACGTTTATGCTATCCAGGCAAAGAGAAAAAACCATGTATACCAATGTAAACCTTATGACTACCATGCTCCTTGGCGGTTTATGGCACGGCGCAAGCCTGAGGTTTATTATTTGGGGTGGCCTGCATGGCATTGCCCTTGCGGTACATAAAATATGGATAGAATTTTTCCCTCCTAAAAATGATAATAAGAAAACCCTGGGAAGTGCTGTATGGAAAGTTATTGCCGTATTGCTTACATTTCATTTCGTAGCTTTCTGCTGGATATTTTTCCGTGCTAAAGACTTTGGCATAGCGTTAGATCTTATCAGTAATATAGGTAAGGTAACCTTTGAGCCCGATCATTGGAAAACCATTGCCCTGGGTTATAAAAATGTGTTTATCCTGATGGCTATAGGCTATGTGTGGCATTTCCTGCCGCAAAGCTTTACAGATTTTATGGAGCGTACCTTTGGCGCATTGGCATGGCCACTAAAAGGCATAATCTTAGGCCTTGTTTTCTGGCTTGTATATGCAGCCGCAGCCGCAGGGCCACAGCCATTTATATATTTTCAGTTTTAA
- a CDS encoding GDSL-type esterase/lipase family protein translates to MRSNLIAILLLLFTFTVKAQVDTTEVVIDSVAVDTLDFDDEVEMVGDNVITNTSSLKLFFEKLSLMEQQKAGKVNIVHIGDSHIQADLMTNYIRKRLQEMYGNGGGGFTFPHQLAKTNGSYNTRFTSNASWQVRRVIYPVEAGMEVGLSGIVLKTREDFAVELNVRDSAYDFNTIKIITPGNEPDFDVATSSKTIVLESTVPKKVTHRIKSGEVLGSIADKYNVSVTQLKKMNGLKTDRIRAGKTLKIPTGEMQKREVRRSEFIPLALQSDSLSHYYHSSTALDKIYLLPNKGQKEYSLSGLVLENDAPGLLYHAIGVNGAKASDYNKYPLFFKQLPALQPDLVVISLGTNESFDKTGAEGFLIQLNQFISSVKAECPDACILVMTPPPSLFRRKYPNTIAAAYAKSIAEQEAEKNYATWDMYTEMGGLYGVPRNAKRGIIGGDRVHYTKDGYEKQGRLFSEAFVKAYDNFKTNRDK, encoded by the coding sequence GTGCGCAGTAATCTTATAGCCATATTACTATTGCTTTTCACTTTTACTGTGAAAGCGCAGGTTGATACCACAGAGGTGGTTATCGACAGTGTGGCTGTAGATACACTTGACTTTGATGATGAGGTAGAAATGGTGGGCGATAACGTTATTACCAATACATCATCGCTTAAACTGTTTTTTGAAAAGCTGTCTCTTATGGAGCAACAAAAGGCCGGTAAGGTAAATATTGTGCACATTGGCGATAGCCATATCCAGGCCGACCTGATGACCAACTACATCCGTAAGCGTTTACAGGAAATGTATGGCAATGGCGGCGGCGGCTTTACGTTTCCGCACCAGCTGGCAAAGACAAATGGCAGCTATAACACCCGTTTTACGAGTAATGCCTCTTGGCAGGTGCGCAGGGTTATTTATCCTGTAGAGGCGGGTATGGAAGTAGGCCTTAGTGGCATTGTCCTGAAAACCCGTGAGGATTTTGCCGTAGAGCTAAACGTGCGCGATTCGGCTTACGATTTTAATACCATAAAAATTATCACGCCGGGTAATGAGCCCGACTTTGATGTGGCTACAAGCAGTAAAACCATAGTGCTTGAAAGTACTGTGCCTAAAAAAGTTACCCACCGCATTAAAAGCGGGGAGGTACTGGGCAGCATTGCAGATAAATACAATGTAAGCGTAACCCAACTTAAAAAGATGAACGGCCTTAAGACAGACCGTATCCGTGCGGGTAAAACGCTAAAGATACCTACCGGCGAAATGCAAAAGCGGGAGGTGCGGCGTTCTGAGTTTATTCCGCTTGCGTTGCAGTCCGATTCGCTTTCGCATTATTACCACAGTAGTACTGCGCTTGATAAAATTTACCTGTTGCCAAACAAAGGGCAAAAAGAATATTCACTTAGCGGGCTGGTGCTCGAAAATGATGCGCCCGGCCTGTTGTACCATGCTATTGGTGTAAATGGTGCTAAGGCTTCAGATTATAATAAGTACCCGCTGTTCTTTAAGCAACTGCCGGCATTACAGCCCGACCTGGTTGTGATATCATTAGGTACTAACGAATCTTTTGACAAGACCGGTGCAGAAGGGTTTCTAATACAGCTTAACCAGTTCATAAGCAGCGTTAAGGCGGAATGTCCTGATGCCTGCATACTGGTAATGACCCCGCCGCCATCGCTCTTCCGCAGGAAGTACCCTAATACCATAGCGGCGGCTTATGCGAAAAGCATTGCCGAACAGGAAGCCGAAAAAAACTATGCTACCTGGGATATGTACACCGAAATGGGTGGGCTGTATGGTGTACCCCGCAACGCAAAGCGTGGCATAATAGGGGGAGACCGCGTGCACTATACTAAAGACGGATATGAAAAACAGGGCCGTCTTTTTAGCGAAGCCTTTGTAAAAGCATATGATAATTTTAAAACCAACAGGGATAAATAA
- the htpG gene encoding molecular chaperone HtpG: MTTGKINVSVENIFPLIKKFLYSDHEIFLRELVSNATDATLKLKHLTNIGEASVEYGNPVIEVKIDKEGKKLHIIDQGLGMTGEEVEKYINQVAFSGAEEFLEKYKDSAKDSGIIGHFGLGFYSAFMVAEKVEIITKSYKDEPAVHWICDGSPEFTLEPADKTTRGTEIILNIAEDSLDFLEESKIRELLKKYNKFMPVPIKFGTHTETLPTPEDAGADYQPEEVEVDTIINNPNPAWTKQPADLTEEDYKNFYHELYPTQFEEPLFNIHLNVDYPFNLTGILYFPKLSSDLQVQKDKIQLYQNQVFVTDNVEGIVPEFLTMLRGVIDSPDIPLNVSRSYLQADGAVKKISNYITRKVADKLKSLFSENREDFEQKWNDIKIVLEYGMLSEPKFYEKSGAFVLYPTVDGKFFTLEELKEQLAANQTDKDGKLVLLYASNKDVQHSYIAEARDKGYEVLLLDSPIVSHLIQKLEADNDKVTFVRVDSDTVDKLIAKDEEQISKLSDEEKDKLKSQLEAVVPGQSYTVQLEAMDSNAAPFRITQPEFMRRMKEMSQSGGGGMFGMGNFPEMYNLVVNTNSELAGNILNADDSNREAIVKQALDLAKLSQNLLKGEELTAFVKRSFELIK; encoded by the coding sequence ATGACAACAGGAAAAATTAATGTTTCGGTAGAAAACATATTTCCCTTAATCAAGAAATTTTTATACAGCGACCACGAAATCTTTTTACGCGAACTGGTAAGTAATGCCACAGATGCTACACTTAAGCTAAAGCACCTTACTAATATAGGTGAGGCCAGTGTAGAATATGGCAACCCGGTTATTGAGGTTAAGATTGATAAAGAAGGTAAGAAACTTCACATTATCGACCAGGGTCTTGGTATGACGGGCGAAGAAGTAGAGAAATACATCAACCAGGTAGCATTTTCAGGAGCTGAAGAGTTTCTTGAAAAATATAAGGATTCTGCCAAAGATTCAGGTATCATCGGTCATTTCGGCCTTGGTTTCTACTCTGCGTTTATGGTGGCAGAAAAAGTTGAGATCATTACCAAGTCGTATAAAGACGAACCTGCGGTACATTGGATTTGCGACGGTAGCCCGGAGTTTACCCTGGAGCCTGCAGACAAAACTACACGCGGTACAGAGATCATCCTGAATATTGCCGAAGATTCGCTTGACTTTTTAGAGGAATCTAAAATTCGCGAACTGCTTAAAAAGTATAACAAGTTTATGCCGGTGCCTATTAAATTTGGTACCCATACAGAAACCCTTCCTACACCTGAGGATGCAGGGGCTGATTACCAGCCTGAGGAAGTTGAGGTTGATACCATCATCAACAACCCTAACCCGGCCTGGACGAAACAGCCTGCTGACCTTACTGAGGAAGACTATAAAAACTTTTACCACGAACTATATCCAACACAGTTTGAGGAACCGTTGTTTAACATTCACCTTAATGTAGACTATCCGTTTAACCTTACCGGTATTTTGTACTTCCCTAAATTATCGTCTGACCTGCAGGTGCAGAAAGACAAGATACAGCTGTATCAGAACCAGGTATTTGTTACCGATAATGTGGAAGGTATTGTACCGGAATTCCTTACCATGCTGCGCGGTGTTATCGACAGCCCGGACATTCCGCTAAACGTATCGCGTTCATACCTGCAGGCAGACGGCGCGGTTAAAAAAATATCAAACTACATTACCCGTAAGGTAGCTGATAAATTAAAATCGCTGTTCTCTGAAAACCGTGAGGATTTTGAGCAAAAATGGAACGACATCAAGATCGTATTAGAATATGGCATGCTAAGCGAGCCTAAATTCTATGAAAAATCGGGCGCATTCGTATTATACCCTACAGTAGATGGTAAATTCTTTACCCTTGAAGAGCTTAAAGAGCAGCTTGCCGCTAACCAGACGGATAAAGATGGTAAGCTTGTATTGCTGTATGCTTCTAATAAAGATGTGCAGCATAGCTATATCGCCGAAGCAAGGGATAAGGGGTATGAAGTACTGCTTCTTGATTCGCCAATTGTGTCGCACCTTATCCAGAAACTGGAGGCCGATAACGACAAGGTTACCTTTGTGCGCGTTGACTCTGATACGGTAGACAAGCTTATCGCAAAAGACGAAGAGCAGATTAGCAAACTGAGCGACGAGGAAAAAGACAAACTAAAATCGCAGCTTGAGGCCGTGGTTCCTGGCCAAAGCTATACAGTGCAGCTTGAAGCTATGGATAGTAACGCAGCACCATTCCGCATTACACAGCCGGAGTTTATGCGCCGTATGAAGGAGATGAGCCAAAGCGGCGGTGGCGGTATGTTTGGTATGGGTAATTTCCCTGAAATGTATAACCTTGTGGTAAATACAAACAGCGAACTTGCCGGTAACATACTTAATGCCGATGATAGCAACCGTGAGGCTATTGTTAAGCAGGCGCTAGACCTTGCTAAACTAAGTCAGAATCTGCTGAAAGGCGAAGAGCTTACCGCTTTTGTAAAAAGAAGCTTTGAACTGATAAAGTAA
- a CDS encoding lipocalin family protein, translating into MKKLLSLCMMLVLFASCGSLDQKGQVALKGNWAINSVTYPGSEYIKVTSFDVADSKCFEGSSWNFISNNNKGTMTLNSTVGGCPSFSSPIVWTVTKAGTFNLKITEGQKAKRVTEGYILTIQNQTENSFQLVDNVTVGGKTVAVTYNFTKI; encoded by the coding sequence ATGAAAAAACTATTGTCATTATGCATGATGCTTGTATTATTTGCCTCATGCGGGTCGCTTGACCAAAAAGGCCAGGTGGCGCTAAAAGGTAACTGGGCTATTAACAGCGTAACCTACCCGGGTAGCGAATATATTAAAGTAACATCTTTTGATGTAGCCGACTCTAAATGCTTTGAAGGCAGCTCCTGGAATTTTATCTCTAACAACAATAAAGGTACCATGACGCTTAACAGTACCGTAGGCGGATGCCCGTCTTTTAGCAGCCCTATTGTATGGACGGTAACTAAAGCAGGTACTTTTAACCTGAAGATTACTGAAGGCCAAAAAGCAAAAAGGGTAACAGAAGGATATATTCTTACCATACAAAACCAAACGGAAAATTCTTTCCAGTTAGTAGATAACGTAACTGTGGGCGGCAAAACCGTAGCTGTTACTTACAACTTTACAAAAATCTAA
- a CDS encoding OmpA family protein — MKNIRIFALAIAFVGSIGFTSCEAVKNTNNTQRGAAAGAVGGAVIGGILGNNLGKGGNTALGAIIGGAVGGTVGGVIGNRMDKQAQKIETALPGAEVERVGEGIKLTLGENSVNFDLNKASLTAKAKANLDKLVSVFNEYPDTNIQIFGYTDSSGSDEYNLKLSEQRAASVQQYLSTKGLTSGRFVTAGKGEADPIATNDTPEGRAKNRRVEFAITANEKMVQDAQKEAGKQ; from the coding sequence ATGAAAAATATCAGGATTTTTGCCCTTGCAATTGCATTTGTGGGCAGTATAGGCTTCACGTCGTGTGAGGCTGTTAAGAATACTAATAACACACAGCGTGGCGCAGCCGCAGGTGCTGTGGGTGGTGCCGTTATAGGCGGTATCCTGGGCAATAACCTGGGCAAAGGCGGTAATACTGCACTGGGTGCTATCATTGGCGGTGCCGTGGGTGGTACTGTAGGTGGCGTTATTGGTAACAGGATGGATAAGCAGGCCCAGAAAATTGAAACGGCGCTTCCGGGTGCTGAAGTTGAAAGGGTGGGCGAAGGTATCAAACTTACATTGGGCGAAAACTCGGTAAATTTTGACCTTAACAAGGCATCACTTACTGCAAAGGCTAAAGCAAACCTTGATAAACTGGTATCTGTATTCAACGAATATCCTGACACTAACATCCAGATATTTGGTTATACAGACAGTAGCGGTTCTGACGAATACAACCTGAAACTGAGCGAGCAAAGGGCTGCATCTGTACAACAGTACTTAAGCACTAAAGGCCTTACTTCCGGCAGGTTTGTAACCGCAGGTAAAGGCGAAGCAGATCCAATTGCTACTAACGACACCCCCGAAGGAAGGGCTAAAAACAGGCGTGTAGAGTTTGCTATTACTGCAAACGAAAAAATGGTGCAGGATGCCCAAAAAGAAGCCGGAAAACAATAG
- a CDS encoding outer membrane beta-barrel protein — protein sequence MIKKSKILIALMLGLTGAGFAQNHFNQYSIEGGYGFNYARNPELNGFNHFDLGFRYMANEYWGAKADYGYDMFKSKDGLDNNTTLNRVSVQAVYNIGRLLSFNDIASRTFNVLLHGGAGITILKTEPGETDKLGNFIIGGTAQFYVSPQFALTGDVSGIINFKQNYGFNGVKTPDEFTGKMLTVSAGITYYFGRNKSTSDWR from the coding sequence ATGATAAAAAAGTCTAAAATACTGATTGCTTTAATGTTGGGCTTAACGGGTGCTGGTTTTGCGCAAAACCATTTCAATCAATATTCTATTGAAGGTGGTTATGGCTTTAATTATGCCCGTAACCCAGAGCTGAACGGCTTTAACCATTTTGACCTTGGGTTTAGGTATATGGCAAATGAATACTGGGGTGCTAAGGCAGACTACGGTTATGATATGTTTAAATCTAAAGACGGGCTTGATAATAATACGACGCTAAACAGGGTATCGGTGCAGGCGGTTTATAATATAGGCCGGCTGCTGAGTTTTAATGACATTGCATCGCGTACTTTTAATGTGCTATTACACGGCGGGGCAGGTATAACCATTTTAAAAACGGAGCCCGGCGAAACCGATAAGCTGGGGAACTTTATCATTGGTGGTACGGCACAGTTTTATGTTAGTCCGCAGTTTGCCCTTACGGGTGATGTTTCCGGTATTATAAACTTCAAGCAGAATTATGGCTTTAATGGTGTAAAAACCCCTGACGAATTCACGGGTAAAATGCTAACGGTGTCTGCAGGTATTACCTATTACTTTGGGCGTAATAAATCTACGTCGGACTGGAGGTAA
- a CDS encoding ABC transporter ATP-binding protein, translating to MLAVKNISFGYTETTILHNINFTVKTGQNIAVIGESGCGKSTLLKVIYGLYDLDGGEITYKGETVTGPKHNLVPGMPYMKYLAQDFDLMPYTTAAENVGSFLSNIYMEQKQQRIAELLQIVEMEAFADTKVKFLSGGQQQRIALAKVLALEPEVLLLDEPFSHIDNFRKNALRRNLFAYLKGKNVTVIVATHDSTDALSFADETIVIKNGNMLDKAPSKKIYFNPGDKYTASLFGEVNEIKLELLTLTQNPDETVLIYPHQLMVADGGPLNVVVKQCYFKGNRYLVKGALGRQVIFFENQKELAVNSEVTLAVDKNAFG from the coding sequence ATGCTTGCAGTTAAAAACATATCTTTCGGTTATACCGAAACCACCATACTACACAATATAAACTTTACCGTAAAAACGGGACAAAACATTGCCGTTATTGGCGAAAGCGGCTGTGGCAAAAGCACACTGCTTAAAGTTATCTACGGCCTTTATGACCTTGACGGCGGTGAAATAACTTACAAAGGCGAAACCGTAACCGGCCCTAAGCATAACCTGGTGCCCGGAATGCCTTACATGAAATACCTTGCCCAGGATTTTGACCTTATGCCCTACACTACCGCTGCCGAAAATGTGGGTAGTTTTTTGAGCAACATTTATATGGAGCAAAAACAACAACGCATAGCCGAACTATTACAAATTGTAGAAATGGAAGCCTTTGCAGACACCAAGGTGAAATTTTTAAGCGGTGGGCAGCAACAGCGCATAGCTCTGGCAAAGGTACTGGCACTGGAACCTGAAGTATTATTACTAGATGAACCTTTTAGCCATATAGATAACTTCAGGAAAAATGCCCTGCGCCGCAACTTGTTTGCGTATCTTAAAGGCAAGAATGTAACAGTAATTGTAGCCACGCACGATAGTACTGATGCGCTTTCTTTTGCAGATGAAACCATTGTTATTAAAAATGGCAACATGCTGGATAAAGCACCCAGCAAAAAAATATACTTTAACCCCGGCGATAAATATACCGCATCGCTTTTTGGAGAGGTAAACGAAATAAAACTAGAGCTGCTTACACTTACCCAAAACCCTGACGAAACTGTACTTATTTACCCCCACCAGCTAATGGTAGCCGATGGTGGCCCGCTAAATGTGGTGGTAAAGCAATGCTATTTTAAAGGCAACCGTTACCTGGTAAAAGGTGCGCTGGGCAGGCAGGTTATCTTTTTTGAGAACCAAAAAGAACTGGCTGTAAATAGCGAAGTGACACTGGCAGTAGACAAGAATGCATTCGGATAA
- a CDS encoding pyridoxamine 5'-phosphate oxidase family protein encodes MDSINKQQPEDNFKNLVGEQAIEKIKDLAKKAGGSFFCTKIRTGEHFNTRPMAAELIDDNGTFWFLSASDSHKNADIQADPSVQMLFQGSSYSDFLTLYGKATISVDRQKIDELWDATMKIWFTEGKDDPRITVIKFVPTDGYYWDTKHNMLVALAKRTYGAIVGETFDDSVEGKILP; translated from the coding sequence ATGGACTCGATAAACAAACAACAGCCCGAGGATAATTTTAAAAACCTTGTGGGCGAACAGGCCATCGAAAAGATAAAAGACCTGGCAAAGAAAGCCGGAGGAAGCTTCTTCTGTACCAAAATACGCACGGGCGAACACTTCAATACGCGCCCTATGGCTGCCGAACTGATAGATGACAACGGTACATTCTGGTTTTTGAGTGCCAGCGATTCGCATAAGAATGCAGATATACAGGCCGATCCATCGGTACAGATGCTGTTTCAGGGGTCGTCATACTCTGATTTTCTTACGCTTTATGGTAAGGCAACTATAAGTGTTGACAGGCAAAAGATTGATGAGCTGTGGGATGCTACCATGAAAATCTGGTTTACCGAGGGTAAAGATGACCCGCGCATTACTGTAATTAAGTTTGTGCCTACAGATGGTTATTACTGGGACACCAAACATAATATGCTGGTAGCGCTGGCAAAACGTACCTATGGTGCCATAGTAGGCGAAACCTTTGATGATAGTGTAGAGGGTAAAATACTTCCTTAA
- a CDS encoding NYN domain-containing protein, with the protein MREKSFNIAVLIDGDNAQAKLLQSILEEVSKYGKATIRRIYGDWTTPQMNSWKEPVNNFSFNPIQKFAYTSGKNSTDSSMIIDAMDILHSKSVDGFCIVSSDSDYTGLAKRIREEGIFVMGIGMQKTPVAFVQSCEIFTYVENIQQAIEPAGEDKKEPGAAVKPKVKFPKVNIKLLNKAFEISVNEEEEAYIANVGSNLRKIDPSFDSRAFGFKNLTKLFESLPNYVIIKNEVGGLNHPLVKRK; encoded by the coding sequence ATGAGGGAAAAGAGTTTTAACATCGCGGTACTTATTGATGGCGATAATGCACAGGCCAAGCTACTACAGTCTATTCTGGAAGAAGTCTCTAAATATGGCAAGGCTACTATAAGGCGCATTTATGGCGACTGGACTACCCCGCAAATGAACAGCTGGAAAGAACCCGTTAACAATTTCTCTTTTAATCCCATCCAGAAGTTTGCTTACACATCGGGCAAAAACTCGACCGACAGCTCTATGATCATTGATGCTATGGATATACTGCACAGTAAAAGCGTAGATGGTTTTTGTATCGTATCGAGCGACAGTGACTATACCGGCCTGGCAAAGCGCATACGTGAAGAGGGCATTTTTGTAATGGGTATCGGCATGCAAAAAACGCCCGTAGCCTTTGTACAATCCTGCGAAATATTTACCTATGTTGAGAACATACAGCAAGCTATTGAACCGGCGGGTGAAGACAAAAAAGAACCGGGTGCTGCGGTCAAGCCGAAAGTAAAATTTCCTAAAGTAAACATCAAGCTGCTAAACAAGGCGTTTGAAATATCGGTTAACGAAGAGGAGGAAGCCTATATTGCCAATGTGGGGAGCAACCTGCGCAAAATAGACCCCAGCTTTGACTCGCGGGCTTTTGGGTTTAAAAACCTGACCAAGCTTTTTGAAAGCCTGCCAAATTATGTTATTATCAAAAATGAGGTAGGCGGACTGAATCATCCACTGGTAAAGAGAAAATAG
- a CDS encoding type II toxin-antitoxin system VapC family toxin, with product MKYLLDTNICVHFFRGKFNLATKFQEIGLNSCAISEITLAELVYGAEHSSNPQKNFNLIESFSAEITILPIINCIYLYGKEKSRLRKTGTMISDFDLLIGTTSITSDLIMVTENISEFERIKAIKLENWIER from the coding sequence ATGAAATATCTTTTAGATACTAATATCTGTGTACATTTTTTTCGTGGGAAATTTAACCTTGCAACTAAATTTCAGGAAATTGGTTTAAACTCCTGCGCAATATCAGAGATAACACTCGCAGAATTAGTTTATGGTGCTGAACATAGCTCAAACCCTCAAAAAAACTTTAACCTTATTGAATCGTTTTCCGCAGAAATTACAATATTACCAATCATAAACTGTATCTATCTTTACGGCAAGGAAAAGTCACGCTTAAGAAAAACCGGAACTATGATCAGTGATTTCGATTTACTTATTGGAACTACATCAATTACCTCTGACCTAATTATGGTGACGGAAAATATTTCTGAATTTGAAAGAATTAAAGCAATCAAACTTGAGAACTGGATTGAGCGATAA